One window of the Nitrospirae bacterium YQR-1 genome contains the following:
- a CDS encoding DnaJ domain-containing protein, whose protein sequence is MEVNNINRSLEVLGLDANAGPDEIKEAYKDLVKVWHPDRFVHDPKLQKKANDKLSEINEAYHCLKDYKKIETTTDEESLHPKAYAQKDGSATEHKEKKTAESGESGKTTVKAAKRADIYVLERQWARLLARVFDMYSLSMPCGFIAGAIIKNTFLESYIGQFFFTVLTITIMESVILAATGTTAGKYLLGIGLLNAKGKNLTFSEALSREFRVYVYGFTFGVPFICFYFMAKEYKLLKSTGTASWDNLLKLRVTYKEIEKKQIYKFVFLFILIMAAYTYGFDMLTK, encoded by the coding sequence ATGGAAGTAAATAATATTAACAGATCACTTGAGGTGCTGGGGCTGGATGCCAATGCAGGCCCGGATGAAATAAAAGAAGCCTATAAGGACCTTGTAAAGGTATGGCATCCGGATAGGTTTGTACATGACCCTAAACTTCAAAAAAAGGCAAACGATAAACTCAGCGAAATAAACGAGGCATATCACTGCCTAAAAGACTACAAGAAAATTGAGACCACCACAGATGAGGAATCACTGCATCCTAAGGCATATGCTCAGAAAGACGGCAGTGCCACAGAGCACAAAGAAAAAAAGACAGCTGAATCCGGGGAATCAGGCAAAACCACTGTCAAAGCGGCAAAACGGGCTGACATCTATGTCTTAGAGCGCCAATGGGCAAGGCTTCTGGCAAGGGTGTTTGATATGTACAGCTTAAGTATGCCCTGTGGGTTTATAGCCGGTGCAATAATAAAAAACACGTTTCTCGAGAGCTATATCGGGCAGTTTTTTTTTACCGTGTTGACTATCACAATCATGGAATCTGTTATCTTAGCAGCTACCGGCACAACAGCAGGCAAGTACCTGCTTGGCATAGGACTGTTAAATGCAAAAGGAAAAAATTTGACATTCAGTGAGGCACTCAGCAGGGAATTCAGGGTGTATGTTTATGGATTTACTTTTGGAGTTCCTTTTATTTGTTTTTATTTTATGGCAAAGGAGTATAAACTATTAAAATCTACGGGAACAGCCTCATGGGATAACCTCCTTAAGCTCAGGGTAACGTACAAAGAGATAGAAAAGAAGCAAATTTATAAATTTGTATTTTTATTTATTTTAATCATGGCCGCTTACACATACGGCTTTGATATGCTCACTAAGTAA